From Clostridiales bacterium, the proteins below share one genomic window:
- a CDS encoding DNA cytosine methyltransferase, with protein sequence MDNLENKQHPTIVSIFSGCGGLDLGFHMEGFQTIWANDFAEWAVASFRENLGDVIHYGDITKINPYKDKTIPDCDLVLGGFPCQDFSVIWKQPGLNGKRGGLYRHFLEFVDAKKPKAFVAENVKGLLTANKHKAIETIIHDFEDIAPGYIVKPHLYNFAEYGVPQFRERLLIVGIRIDTGFDFKHPKPTHGPNGALPYVTAEQALEGALDVPYNNELINCKDKTRQMLELIPEGGNFTDIPKDNPLYVKGMISHVYRRIDRNAPAKTIIAAGGGGTWGYHYPEPRPLTNRERARLQSFPDDFKFMGNITEVRRQIGNAVPPVGVRPVAKRLLPLFTGDYTHIDLKAQYDYLKTLSVKERLDLVTNEME encoded by the coding sequence ATGGATAATTTAGAAAACAAGCAGCATCCCACTATTGTATCGATATTCTCAGGTTGTGGCGGATTAGACTTGGGATTTCATATGGAAGGATTCCAAACGATTTGGGCAAACGATTTTGCGGAATGGGCAGTAGCATCTTTTAGAGAAAACTTGGGTGATGTTATACACTACGGAGATATCACAAAAATCAATCCATACAAGGATAAAACAATTCCCGATTGCGATTTGGTATTGGGTGGCTTCCCGTGTCAAGACTTTTCTGTAATATGGAAGCAACCCGGACTAAATGGTAAACGCGGTGGCTTATATCGCCATTTTTTAGAATTCGTTGATGCTAAGAAACCAAAAGCATTTGTAGCGGAAAATGTTAAAGGACTTCTTACCGCTAATAAACACAAGGCAATAGAAACTATTATTCACGACTTTGAAGATATTGCTCCCGGCTATATTGTTAAACCTCATCTCTACAATTTTGCCGAATATGGTGTACCACAATTCCGCGAAAGATTGCTGATTGTGGGAATACGCATAGATACAGGATTTGATTTCAAGCATCCAAAACCCACACACGGCCCGAATGGGGCTTTACCTTACGTTACGGCGGAACAAGCTCTCGAGGGTGCTTTGGATGTTCCTTATAACAATGAGCTTATTAACTGTAAAGATAAAACGCGACAAATGTTAGAGCTTATACCGGAAGGCGGTAACTTTACGGATATTCCGAAAGATAATCCACTTTATGTCAAAGGTATGATATCCCACGTCTATCGTAGAATAGATAGAAACGCTCCTGCAAAAACAATTATTGCCGCAGGCGGTGGCGGAACTTGGGGATATCATTATCCCGAGCCTCGTCCCCTGACGAATAGAGAACGCGCGAGATTACAATCGTTCCCCGATGATTTCAAGTTTATGGGTAACATTACAGAAGTACGTAGACAAATAGGCAATGCAGTTCCGCCCGTGGGTGTGCGACCTGTTGCAAAAAGACTTTTGCCATTGTTTACGGGCGATTACACCCACATAGACTTAAAGGCACAGTACGACTATTTGAAAACGCTATCAGTAAAAGAGCGCTTGGATTTAGTAACGAATGAAATGGAGTAA
- a CDS encoding helix-turn-helix transcriptional regulator, which produces MDVLTKIRTLQGERDWTDYKLAQEADIPLPTLSSVFARNTTPKLETLQCICNAFGLTLAQFFLEDEKIEVLSETEKEMLHCFRKLSPKQQKALIDVFTE; this is translated from the coding sequence ATGGATGTGCTGACTAAAATCCGAACTTTACAAGGCGAGCGTGATTGGACAGATTATAAGCTTGCGCAGGAAGCTGATATTCCGCTTCCGACGCTGTCATCTGTATTTGCTCGAAATACCACGCCGAAGTTAGAAACATTGCAATGTATTTGCAATGCGTTTGGTTTGACTCTTGCGCAGTTCTTTCTCGAAGATGAGAAAATAGAGGTATTAAGCGAAACTGAAAAGGAAATGCTACATTGTTTCCGTAAGCTATCCCCAAAACAACAAAAAGCATTGATTGATGTATTTACCGAATAA
- a CDS encoding NgoFVII family restriction endonuclease → MNFLLSNYQPIKTPFPTFADAFYNLLPQTEQLDIAVGYITADSLIELQKAVELNNVHKLNLIIGMHYFDLFTPVEYKTAIQLNRFLTDNNIGEVRLVTPFRFHGKLYAFHKKDQTIAGIIGSNNLSSIVDNRNGIYESSLLLNEPSTLQQLNSFICDLKEKATDVISDLDISKFKINNSLLEGQDFVQKATPEERTACLAARTDIVFDIPIKTEQRSGLNAFFGKGRETKSTGVIKPRHWYEAEIIVPKNITSLPEYPIALTNSTTFDVITDDGWKFKCYTSGTNSKNFRSDADLRILGKWLKGRLENAGALAVGEQITPDVLREYGRTAFSMTKTTIPNLWYLDFGVKR, encoded by the coding sequence ATGAACTTCCTGTTGTCAAACTATCAGCCCATAAAAACGCCGTTTCCAACGTTTGCGGATGCGTTTTATAATTTATTGCCACAAACAGAGCAATTAGATATCGCAGTTGGATACATTACCGCCGACTCCCTTATTGAATTGCAAAAGGCTGTAGAGTTAAATAACGTACATAAACTGAATTTGATAATCGGAATGCATTATTTCGATTTGTTTACGCCTGTTGAGTATAAAACAGCTATTCAACTAAATCGATTTTTGACCGATAACAATATTGGTGAAGTGCGCCTTGTTACTCCTTTTCGATTCCACGGCAAGTTATATGCTTTTCATAAAAAAGACCAAACGATTGCGGGCATTATTGGATCAAATAATCTTAGTAGTATAGTTGATAACAGGAACGGTATTTATGAATCGTCGCTACTTCTAAACGAACCGTCAACACTGCAACAACTTAATAGCTTTATTTGTGACTTAAAAGAAAAGGCTACGGATGTTATATCCGATTTGGATATATCCAAATTCAAAATAAATAACTCCCTTTTAGAAGGACAGGACTTTGTTCAAAAAGCAACTCCCGAAGAACGAACCGCTTGTCTTGCCGCGAGAACCGATATCGTATTTGATATCCCAATTAAAACGGAACAACGTAGTGGATTAAATGCTTTTTTCGGCAAAGGGCGTGAAACTAAAAGCACAGGCGTTATAAAACCTCGACATTGGTATGAAGCCGAGATCATCGTGCCAAAGAATATTACATCTTTACCCGAATACCCGATAGCGCTTACTAACAGTACGACTTTTGATGTTATTACAGATGACGGCTGGAAATTTAAATGCTATACAAGCGGTACAAATAGTAAGAATTTCCGCTCCGATGCCGATTTGCGTATTTTAGGCAAATGGCTGAAGGGCCGATTGGAAAATGCCGGCGCTCTTGCCGTGGGTGAACAAATCACCCCTGACGTTCTTCGCGAATATGGACGCACGGCTTTTTCAATGACTAAAACTACAATACCAAACTTATGGTATTTGGACTTTGGAGTTAAACGATGA